In Myxococcales bacterium, a single window of DNA contains:
- a CDS encoding MarR family transcriptional regulator, whose protein sequence is MLPPLRLTFKRAMLLAGPWARGLAAAVGLTPARADLMILLWDSPQLQRDIIRELCVSAPVVSRMLKALKTLGFVSSRRQAGAGCFKVVELTSEGRTKLAPLFDDVLALDGERGTVQDSAELLVLDFVHVPLTQAGSHTHLPFDGDLRDLLPSLIRAVRATDVFDFHIGEGDHLPIATGIRYRSVELRGLWDGHHHDVGDVVAAPVPVGVPCG, encoded by the coding sequence ATGCTGCCCCCGTTACGCCTCACCTTCAAGCGCGCCATGCTGCTCGCCGGGCCGTGGGCGCGCGGCCTCGCTGCGGCCGTTGGACTCACGCCCGCCCGCGCAGACCTCATGATCCTGCTGTGGGACTCCCCTCAGCTTCAGCGAGACATCATTCGGGAGCTCTGCGTGAGCGCCCCCGTTGTGAGCCGCATGCTGAAGGCACTCAAGACGCTCGGGTTCGTTTCGAGTCGACGCCAAGCCGGGGCCGGCTGTTTCAAGGTGGTCGAACTTACGAGCGAAGGGAGGACAAAGCTCGCGCCACTCTTTGACGACGTCCTCGCACTCGACGGTGAGCGCGGCACGGTCCAAGACTCGGCCGAGCTACTCGTCCTCGACTTCGTACACGTTCCGCTGACGCAGGCTGGAAGTCACACGCATCTTCCCTTCGATGGCGACCTGCGCGATCTCTTGCCATCTCTCATTCGCGCTGTCCGCGCCACGGACGTCTTCGACTTTCACATCGGCGAAGGTGACCACCTGCCCATCGCGACGGGCATCCGATATCGCTCCGTCGAACTCCGCGGTCTGTGGGACGGTCATCACCACGACGTCGGCGACGTCGTGGCAGCACCGGTCCCCGTTGGCGTCCCTTGCGGATGA
- a CDS encoding SDR family oxidoreductase, whose translation MSRPGYDDVVLLTGLPGLRARHVLRELVRAPRTHVIALVTAEERSAVEASLDGAAAARVDFLEGDASAMDLGLSGAELRVLAATVDRIHHVAVATDPATPKAVAVKTNVGAAREILELAEMTESLRALVFHSSVTVSGQREGLVLEDDPLPREGFRNDAEETMARAERMMREATKVPVVVARAGLVVGDSTTGEFDGLEGFYLLVLLIMTSPREIAIPLPSRGDAPLHLVPVDYVAKAACALGRDARAVGRTVHLVDPSPLSARRVLELVAQATGRRMGPGFLPANVTKALLNVPGIDRLARSPRAVLDALVSRVTYGREAQAELLAGTGVTCPPFEQYVETLVDAVRRRQGERQERRDAHFDDPLG comes from the coding sequence ATGAGCCGCCCCGGCTACGACGACGTTGTCTTGCTCACGGGACTGCCGGGCCTGCGTGCTCGGCACGTCCTCCGCGAGCTCGTCCGCGCGCCTCGCACGCACGTCATCGCCCTCGTCACGGCGGAGGAGCGCTCCGCTGTGGAAGCGTCCCTCGACGGGGCGGCGGCAGCGCGCGTGGACTTCTTGGAAGGCGACGCGTCGGCGATGGATCTCGGCCTCTCCGGCGCGGAGCTCCGAGTGCTTGCCGCGACCGTCGATCGCATCCACCACGTGGCCGTCGCCACCGACCCGGCCACGCCCAAGGCCGTGGCCGTCAAGACGAACGTCGGGGCGGCCCGCGAGATCCTCGAACTGGCGGAGATGACCGAGTCGCTGCGGGCGCTTGTGTTTCACTCGTCGGTGACGGTCTCCGGGCAGCGAGAGGGACTCGTGCTCGAGGACGATCCGCTCCCACGTGAAGGGTTTCGCAACGACGCGGAGGAGACCATGGCCCGCGCCGAGCGCATGATGCGCGAAGCGACGAAGGTCCCCGTCGTGGTGGCGCGCGCAGGGCTCGTGGTGGGCGATTCCACGACGGGAGAGTTCGACGGCCTCGAGGGCTTCTACCTCCTCGTGCTCCTGATCATGACTTCGCCGCGCGAGATCGCGATTCCGCTGCCGAGTCGCGGCGACGCGCCGCTGCACCTCGTGCCCGTCGACTACGTCGCCAAGGCGGCGTGCGCGTTAGGGCGCGACGCTCGCGCCGTGGGTCGCACGGTGCACCTCGTGGACCCGAGTCCGCTCTCGGCGCGGCGCGTCCTCGAACTCGTGGCTCAAGCGACGGGGCGGCGCATGGGCCCAGGGTTCTTGCCCGCTAACGTGACCAAGGCGCTCCTCAACGTGCCGGGCATCGATCGGCTCGCGCGGAGCCCCAGGGCCGTGCTCGACGCGCTCGTCTCGCGCGTGACGTATGGGCGCGAGGCTCAGGCCGAGCTGCTCGCCGGGACCGGCGTCACGTGCCCGCCCTTCGAACAATACGTGGAGACGCTCGTGGACGCGGTGCGGCGCCGTCAAGGCGAGCGCCAAGAGCGGCGCGACGCGCACTTCGACGACCCGCTAGGGTGA
- the hemG gene encoding protoporphyrinogen oxidase codes for MKREVVVVGGGISGLACAERLARDASVSVTLIEARSRLGGNIQTLREEGFVVDAGPDAWVANKPDASNLAKELGLETELVGTREENRRVYIAHEGRLHAMPEGLVLGIPTEVGPLLATPLLSWEGKLRAGLDLVIPARRFDAGDDESVHAFITRRLGEEIADRLVAPLLGGIFAGDANAISVRAAFPMLVAAEEKHGSLVRAMRAAKAAGGARSRPAPSAFVTLRGGMSAFIDALRARVEGAGTVMIEQAVARIERSRPAGHDVTLSAGTTLHADELVLALPTRNAAPLVEPLYPDLASALAGILDYASTIAVFLALPKSSVGHALDATGFIVPRAAGTRLVAATFVGSKWAERTPEDVALFRVFLAASPEREPNDERDDDLVELARRELGAFIPLSGPLSYAKVVRHVLASPQPKVGHLVRRDKLARLAAAIPGLWIASSGVDGVGIPDCVKKAHAIAGAILDVESRNAERRH; via the coding sequence TTGAAGCGCGAAGTCGTCGTCGTCGGCGGTGGCATCAGTGGGCTCGCCTGCGCCGAGCGCCTCGCGCGCGATGCTTCCGTGTCGGTGACGCTCATCGAGGCGCGCTCGCGGCTCGGCGGCAACATTCAGACGCTCCGCGAGGAGGGCTTCGTCGTCGACGCCGGCCCCGACGCGTGGGTGGCCAACAAGCCCGACGCGTCGAACCTCGCCAAGGAGCTAGGCCTCGAGACCGAGCTCGTCGGCACACGCGAAGAGAACCGCCGCGTCTACATCGCGCACGAGGGACGGCTCCACGCGATGCCGGAGGGCCTCGTGCTTGGCATCCCCACGGAGGTCGGACCGCTTCTAGCGACGCCGCTCCTCTCCTGGGAGGGCAAGCTTCGGGCGGGCCTCGATCTAGTCATTCCAGCGCGTCGCTTCGACGCCGGCGACGATGAGTCGGTGCACGCCTTCATCACGAGGCGCCTCGGCGAAGAGATCGCCGATCGATTGGTCGCGCCGCTCCTCGGCGGGATCTTCGCCGGTGACGCCAACGCCATCAGCGTGCGCGCGGCGTTTCCAATGCTCGTCGCCGCGGAGGAAAAGCACGGCTCGCTCGTGCGCGCGATGCGCGCCGCGAAGGCCGCCGGCGGCGCGAGAAGCAGGCCGGCGCCGAGCGCCTTCGTGACGCTTCGCGGTGGTATGAGCGCGTTCATCGACGCCCTTCGGGCGCGCGTCGAGGGCGCAGGCACCGTGATGATCGAGCAAGCGGTGGCTCGCATCGAGCGCTCTCGGCCCGCGGGCCACGATGTCACGCTCTCCGCCGGAACAACGTTGCACGCCGATGAGCTGGTGCTCGCGCTGCCAACACGAAACGCGGCGCCGCTTGTCGAGCCGCTTTATCCCGACCTCGCGAGCGCCCTCGCGGGCATCTTGGACTACGCGTCGACCATCGCCGTGTTCTTGGCGCTGCCGAAGAGCTCGGTCGGCCATGCGCTGGACGCGACGGGCTTCATTGTGCCGCGTGCGGCCGGAACGCGCCTCGTCGCGGCGACCTTCGTGGGAAGCAAGTGGGCCGAGCGGACACCCGAGGATGTCGCGCTCTTCCGCGTCTTCCTTGCCGCGTCGCCGGAGCGGGAGCCGAACGACGAGCGCGACGACGATCTCGTGGAGCTGGCGCGCCGCGAGCTTGGCGCGTTCATTCCGCTCTCGGGCCCCCTCAGCTACGCCAAGGTCGTTCGCCACGTACTCGCGAGCCCGCAGCCCAAGGTCGGTCACCTGGTGCGTAGAGACAAGCTCGCGCGGCTCGCCGCGGCGATCCCTGGGCTTTGGATCGCGTCGAGCGGCGTCGACGGAGTGGGCATTCCCGACTGCGTCAAGAAGGCCCACGCGATCGCGGGAGCGATCCTCGACGTGGAGAGCCGCAACGCCGAACGGCGCCACTGA
- a CDS encoding hydrolase has translation MTAGRAADALVAHPLMERVTQSKLRLRVRSPFFATLALFADVAFDETIGGGGSATDGQRVLLRPSFVRSASADALDFAVLHALLHAALHHPARQRSRDKETWNVAADIVVNGIIGGLGLALPPDAVRDDALAAWRVEDIYDLLLKERAIRPPPKAPADLFETEGALFATPRGEKDRENFWHAALREAEAAQARAGGDVPLAMTRLLRAGGASRLDWRAQLWRFLVRTPTDFEGFDRRFLWQGVYLDALAGSSLRVLVCVDTSASIQAADLAAFMTEIAEMARTYPHLELELFFADRALHGPFAFHADAPLPAAIGGGGTSFAPFFAHAAREEDLTKGIVLVYLTDGRGDFPREASRLPTLWVVTARGAADATFPFGEVIRLGEVRT, from the coding sequence GTGACCGCCGGGCGCGCGGCCGATGCGCTCGTGGCGCACCCGCTGATGGAGCGCGTGACGCAGTCGAAGTTGCGCCTTCGCGTCCGCTCGCCGTTCTTTGCGACGCTCGCGCTCTTCGCGGATGTCGCCTTTGACGAGACGATCGGCGGCGGCGGTTCGGCGACCGACGGTCAACGCGTCCTGTTGCGACCGTCGTTCGTGCGAAGCGCGTCGGCTGACGCCCTCGACTTCGCAGTGCTGCACGCGCTGCTCCACGCGGCGCTTCACCATCCTGCACGGCAGCGATCGCGGGACAAGGAAACGTGGAACGTGGCCGCTGACATCGTCGTCAACGGCATCATCGGTGGGCTCGGGTTGGCCCTGCCGCCGGACGCGGTCCGGGACGACGCGCTCGCGGCGTGGCGCGTGGAGGACATCTACGACCTCCTCCTGAAGGAGCGAGCCATCCGCCCGCCGCCGAAGGCGCCAGCCGACCTGTTCGAGACCGAGGGGGCGCTCTTCGCGACGCCGCGCGGGGAGAAGGATCGCGAGAACTTCTGGCACGCAGCGCTGCGCGAGGCCGAAGCGGCACAAGCGAGGGCGGGCGGTGACGTCCCGCTTGCGATGACCCGACTCTTGCGCGCCGGCGGCGCCTCACGCCTCGATTGGCGCGCGCAGCTCTGGCGGTTCCTCGTGCGCACGCCCACCGACTTCGAGGGCTTCGACCGGCGCTTTCTTTGGCAAGGCGTCTACCTCGACGCGCTCGCTGGCTCGTCGCTGAGAGTGCTCGTTTGTGTCGACACGAGCGCTTCGATTCAGGCGGCCGATCTCGCGGCCTTCATGACCGAGATCGCGGAGATGGCGCGGACGTACCCGCACCTCGAGCTCGAGCTGTTCTTCGCGGATCGCGCGCTGCATGGGCCCTTCGCGTTTCACGCCGACGCGCCGCTTCCGGCGGCCATCGGCGGCGGTGGCACGAGCTTCGCTCCGTTCTTCGCCCACGCGGCGCGGGAGGAAGACCTCACCAAGGGCATCGTGCTCGTCTATCTGACCGATGGGCGTGGTGACTTTCCACGCGAGGCGAGCCGACTGCCAACGCTGTGGGTCGTGACGGCGCGCGGCGCGGCGGACGCAACGTTTCCTTTTGGTGAGGTCATTCGCCTGGGCGAGGTGCGCACGTGA
- a CDS encoding methyltransferase: MASMPHEPLHVVPNVVSCDHAEPCGGCPLIALTYAEQLAHKGRRVEETCARYQTFDAQVDAVLGAEAITGYRTRAKLVVGAGGRIGLFAKGGTHQLVDIPGCRVLSAPIARVVDLLRTTTLAAERSGGIMAPSASTAHGALRAIDVRDIQPPGGAAATATAILLTLVLERRRVHDLDRFREAATELMAKEPSIRGVAASLHDGESPQILGDELVVLAGVTSLVDRVGLSSHHASHGAFVQAHRDQTGKVHRILTEAIGALGPAPRVLDLYGGAGAISMALGKMGAQVHLVEAFAPAVEQARAAAREQNIELTAEAENALVALRALAAAKRPFEAVVANPPRRGMSPLVRELIAVLGPSRIAYVSCDPDTLVRDLDHFARLGYRAGAVRPIDMIPLTEEVESVTILERGEATLPRVLHEEADILVVEKSAHEPTVPQGEYLSSLMTRVRRLPNAERATPVHRLDVGTSGLVLFVRTPESAPMWANGASCRRVYLAAVRGVPPMKGAVTRDLRENGVRYPARTRYRRLAALGGHGMIRAVPEVPRTHQVRRHLAAAGHPILGDDRYGHGPTNRYFEERHTLDRTFLHCVRLELTHPQSGARLVVEAPLPGDLCTVLHRLGGSETLRFLEQKNALGGFTSMPPPPTESESEADSPLDIEFGTPTLRPEPITGDDT; the protein is encoded by the coding sequence GTGGCTTCAATGCCGCACGAGCCGCTTCATGTCGTACCCAACGTCGTCTCGTGCGACCACGCCGAGCCGTGCGGCGGCTGTCCCCTCATCGCACTCACCTACGCCGAGCAACTCGCCCACAAGGGCCGCCGCGTCGAAGAGACGTGCGCCCGGTACCAGACCTTCGATGCGCAGGTCGACGCCGTCTTGGGCGCCGAGGCCATCACCGGGTACCGCACGAGAGCAAAGCTCGTCGTCGGCGCCGGCGGTCGCATCGGCCTCTTCGCCAAAGGCGGGACGCATCAGCTCGTCGACATTCCCGGCTGCCGCGTCCTCTCGGCGCCCATCGCCCGCGTCGTCGACCTCTTGCGAACCACCACGCTCGCCGCGGAGCGGAGCGGCGGCATCATGGCGCCCTCGGCGTCGACAGCCCACGGCGCGCTCCGCGCCATCGACGTCCGCGACATCCAGCCGCCCGGCGGCGCCGCTGCCACCGCGACCGCCATCTTGCTGACGCTCGTCCTTGAGCGGCGCCGGGTGCACGATCTCGACCGCTTCCGGGAGGCCGCCACCGAGCTGATGGCGAAGGAGCCCAGCATTCGCGGCGTGGCGGCGAGCCTTCACGACGGCGAGAGCCCGCAGATCCTCGGCGACGAGCTCGTCGTGCTGGCCGGCGTCACGAGCCTCGTGGATCGCGTGGGCCTCTCCTCTCATCACGCGAGCCACGGCGCGTTCGTGCAAGCCCATCGCGACCAGACGGGCAAGGTTCACCGCATCCTCACGGAGGCCATCGGGGCGCTCGGGCCGGCGCCGCGCGTGCTCGACCTCTACGGGGGCGCGGGGGCCATCTCCATGGCCCTCGGCAAGATGGGCGCGCAAGTGCACTTGGTCGAGGCCTTCGCGCCGGCCGTCGAGCAAGCGCGCGCCGCGGCCCGCGAGCAGAACATTGAGCTCACGGCGGAGGCGGAGAACGCGCTCGTCGCGCTTCGGGCCCTCGCGGCCGCCAAGAGGCCCTTCGAAGCCGTCGTCGCGAACCCGCCGCGACGGGGCATGAGCCCGCTCGTGCGCGAGCTCATCGCCGTGCTCGGTCCATCGCGCATCGCCTACGTGTCCTGCGATCCCGACACGCTCGTCCGCGATCTCGATCACTTCGCGCGCCTCGGCTATCGCGCCGGCGCCGTCCGCCCCATCGACATGATCCCGCTCACCGAGGAGGTCGAGTCGGTGACGATTCTGGAGCGCGGCGAAGCGACGCTGCCACGGGTCCTGCACGAGGAGGCTGACATTCTCGTCGTCGAGAAGAGCGCGCACGAGCCCACGGTGCCGCAGGGCGAATACCTCTCGTCGCTCATGACGCGGGTGCGGCGCCTGCCGAACGCCGAGCGCGCCACGCCCGTTCATCGCCTCGACGTGGGAACGAGCGGTCTGGTGCTCTTCGTGCGGACGCCGGAGAGCGCGCCCATGTGGGCCAACGGCGCGAGCTGCCGGCGCGTCTACCTCGCCGCTGTTCGCGGCGTGCCGCCCATGAAGGGCGCGGTCACGCGAGACCTCCGCGAAAACGGCGTCCGCTACCCCGCGCGCACTCGGTATCGACGCCTCGCGGCCCTCGGCGGCCACGGCATGATCCGCGCCGTCCCCGAGGTCCCGCGCACGCATCAAGTGAGGCGCCACCTCGCCGCCGCCGGCCACCCGATCCTCGGCGACGATCGCTACGGCCACGGCCCCACGAACCGCTACTTCGAAGAGCGCCACACGCTCGATCGAACCTTCCTTCATTGCGTGCGGCTCGAGCTCACGCACCCGCAGTCGGGGGCGCGGCTCGTCGTCGAGGCGCCACTGCCCGGCGATCTATGCACCGTGCTGCACCGCCTCGGCGGCAGCGAGACGCTCCGCTTCCTCGAGCAGAAGAACGCGCTCGGCGGCTTCACCTCGATGCCACCTCCGCCCACCGAGAGCGAGAGCGAGGCCGACTCGCCCCTCGACATCGAGTTCGGCACGCCCACGCTCCGACCCGAGCCCATCACCGGCGACGACACGTGA
- a CDS encoding methylmalonyl-CoA mutase family protein, with protein sequence MPPRRPRFSTWSDLEMPDVLTPADVPVDYMRDLGMPGEYPFTRGVQPTMYRSRLWTMRMFAGFGTPEQTNERFKYLLAQGQTGLSTAFDFPTLMGYDSDSPRSLGEVGMCGVAVDTLRDMEILFDGIPLDKVTTSMTINGPAIVLLAFYIALADQRGVPRDKIGGTVQNDCLKEFIAQHAWLVPPRPAMRIVTDMIEYCSKEVPRWNTVSISGYHIREAGATAAQELAFTLADGVGYVESCLERGMNIDEFAPRLSFFFDVHNDFFEEVAKFRAARRVWARLMKERFGAKKAESMKLRTHAQTAGVSLTAQQPYNNVVRVALQALAAVLGGTQSLHTNSLDETYALPTEEAVTIALRTQQIIAEEIGVTGTIDPLGGSYLVEHLTDKLEAEALQTIKRIDEMGGMVAAVEKGYPQREIAASAYRFQRQLEANEKIMVGVNGYGNAQATSPNIPLLKIDEEVQRVKIAVLAALKASRDAGRVKSALDAVRAAASSKANLMPPIIEAAKAYATEQEICDVLRDVCGTHTDPAEF encoded by the coding sequence ATGCCGCCGCGTCGGCCGCGCTTTTCGACCTGGAGCGATCTCGAGATGCCCGACGTGCTCACGCCAGCCGACGTGCCCGTCGACTACATGCGCGATCTCGGCATGCCAGGCGAGTACCCGTTCACGCGTGGCGTTCAGCCCACGATGTACCGGAGTCGCCTCTGGACGATGCGCATGTTCGCCGGCTTCGGCACGCCGGAGCAGACCAACGAGCGCTTCAAGTACCTGCTCGCGCAGGGGCAAACGGGCCTCTCCACCGCCTTCGATTTCCCAACCTTGATGGGCTACGACAGCGACTCTCCGCGCTCCCTCGGCGAGGTCGGCATGTGCGGCGTCGCCGTCGACACGCTACGAGACATGGAGATCCTGTTCGACGGCATCCCGCTCGACAAGGTCACGACGTCGATGACGATCAACGGGCCGGCCATCGTCCTGCTCGCCTTCTACATCGCCCTCGCCGATCAGCGCGGCGTGCCGCGTGACAAGATCGGCGGCACTGTGCAGAACGACTGCTTGAAGGAGTTCATCGCGCAACACGCGTGGCTCGTGCCCCCGCGCCCCGCCATGCGCATCGTCACCGACATGATCGAGTATTGCAGCAAGGAAGTTCCGCGATGGAACACCGTTTCGATCAGCGGCTACCACATTCGCGAAGCCGGAGCGACGGCGGCTCAGGAGCTCGCCTTCACGCTCGCCGATGGCGTCGGCTACGTCGAGAGCTGCCTCGAGCGCGGCATGAACATCGACGAGTTCGCGCCGCGCCTCTCCTTCTTCTTCGACGTCCACAACGACTTCTTCGAGGAGGTCGCGAAGTTCCGGGCCGCGCGCCGCGTCTGGGCTCGCCTCATGAAGGAGCGATTCGGCGCCAAGAAGGCCGAGAGCATGAAGCTGCGCACGCACGCGCAAACGGCCGGGGTGTCGCTCACGGCGCAGCAGCCCTACAACAACGTCGTTCGCGTCGCGCTTCAGGCGCTCGCCGCGGTGCTCGGCGGCACGCAGTCGCTCCACACCAACTCGCTCGACGAGACCTACGCGCTGCCCACCGAAGAGGCCGTCACCATCGCGCTGCGCACGCAGCAGATCATCGCCGAGGAGATCGGCGTCACGGGGACGATTGATCCGCTCGGCGGGAGCTACCTTGTCGAACACCTGACCGACAAGCTCGAGGCTGAGGCGCTCCAAACCATCAAGCGCATCGACGAGATGGGCGGCATGGTCGCCGCGGTCGAGAAGGGCTACCCGCAGCGCGAGATCGCCGCGAGCGCGTACCGGTTCCAGCGCCAGCTCGAGGCCAACGAGAAGATCATGGTGGGCGTCAACGGCTACGGGAACGCACAGGCGACGAGCCCCAACATCCCGCTGTTGAAGATCGACGAGGAGGTTCAGCGCGTGAAGATCGCGGTCCTCGCGGCGCTCAAGGCCTCGCGCGACGCGGGTCGCGTCAAGAGCGCGCTCGACGCCGTGCGCGCCGCCGCCTCCAGCAAGGCCAACCTCATGCCGCCGATCATCGAAGCGGCCAAGGCCTACGCCACGGAACAGGAGATCTGCGACGTCTTGCGCGACGTCTGCGGCACGCACACGGATCCCGCCGAATTCTGA
- the frr gene encoding ribosome recycling factor produces the protein MLADVQKELTTSISKAYDVLRRDLSKLRAGRANPSLLDNIRVDYYGTGTALGQMAHINVPEARLITVKPWDKSQMKAVEKALRESDLGLNPQVDGDLIRIPLPPLTEERRRDFVKIAKKYGEECKVTIRKARHEALDMLKQIENDGDASADEVDRAKKKVEEVVAEGGKQVDTMISSKEKDIMEV, from the coding sequence ATGCTGGCCGACGTTCAGAAAGAGCTCACCACGTCGATTTCCAAGGCGTACGACGTCTTACGGCGCGACCTTTCGAAGCTTCGCGCCGGCCGTGCCAACCCGAGCCTCTTGGACAACATCCGGGTCGACTACTACGGCACCGGCACGGCGCTCGGCCAAATGGCCCACATCAACGTGCCTGAAGCTCGCTTGATCACCGTCAAGCCGTGGGACAAGTCCCAGATGAAGGCCGTCGAAAAGGCGCTCCGCGAGTCCGATCTGGGCCTTAACCCGCAGGTCGACGGCGACCTGATTCGTATCCCGCTGCCGCCCCTCACGGAGGAGCGCCGCCGCGACTTCGTTAAGATCGCCAAAAAGTACGGCGAAGAGTGCAAGGTCACGATCCGCAAGGCGCGCCACGAGGCGCTCGATATGCTGAAGCAAATCGAAAACGACGGCGACGCAAGCGCCGACGAGGTCGACCGGGCAAAAAAGAAGGTCGAAGAAGTTGTCGCCGAGGGCGGCAAACAAGTCGATACGATGATCAGCTCCAAAGAGAAGGACATCATGGAAGTGTGA
- a CDS encoding Stp1/IreP family PP2C-type Ser/Thr phosphatase: MRAIAAGQTDVGLQREHNEDSFIVLQEFDLFVVADGMGGHRAGHVASKLATETIGEFFKSTANDDVTWPFHFDTNLSEEENRLLTGIRVANRQIFERSTRSHEYRGMGTTVVGAMFSPSKRRMFIGHVGDSRCYRVRGPKIEQLTRDHSLINDYLLAMPDLTEEQRSELPKNVITRALGMQDQVIVDLQHDDPKHGDVYVLCSDGLSGMLTDEEILGIVNGTPSISEACRILIQKANEQGGEDNITAVIIKIEEMEETATIRPEPGEAAALRAAAALGEEPTDPGLAKTPAAGGTGSAPQSKPDPLANTAPGDPPAEAATEPPTGPAPAEPAEPAPVKSDRKPPSSKPS; encoded by the coding sequence ATGCGAGCCATCGCAGCAGGCCAAACGGACGTCGGCCTCCAGCGCGAGCACAACGAGGATTCGTTCATCGTGCTCCAGGAGTTTGACCTCTTCGTCGTCGCAGACGGCATGGGGGGTCACCGCGCCGGTCATGTCGCCTCGAAGCTCGCCACCGAGACCATCGGTGAGTTCTTCAAGTCGACGGCCAACGACGACGTCACCTGGCCGTTTCATTTCGACACCAACCTGTCGGAAGAGGAAAACCGCCTCCTCACGGGCATCCGCGTCGCCAACCGCCAGATCTTCGAGCGGAGCACGCGCTCGCACGAGTACCGCGGCATGGGCACCACGGTCGTCGGCGCCATGTTCAGCCCGTCAAAGCGGCGCATGTTCATCGGCCATGTTGGCGACTCGCGCTGCTACCGCGTCCGCGGCCCCAAGATCGAGCAGCTCACGCGCGACCACTCGCTCATCAACGACTACCTCCTCGCGATGCCCGACCTTACGGAGGAGCAACGCAGCGAGCTTCCGAAGAACGTCATCACTCGCGCCCTCGGCATGCAGGATCAGGTCATCGTCGATCTGCAGCACGACGACCCGAAACACGGCGACGTCTACGTGCTGTGCTCCGACGGCCTCTCGGGCATGCTGACCGACGAGGAGATCCTGGGCATCGTCAACGGCACGCCGAGCATCAGCGAAGCCTGCCGCATCCTCATCCAGAAGGCCAACGAGCAAGGCGGCGAAGACAACATCACCGCGGTCATCATCAAGATCGAGGAGATGGAGGAGACCGCCACCATTCGACCCGAACCGGGCGAAGCCGCGGCGCTCCGAGCGGCCGCCGCCCTTGGCGAAGAGCCGACGGACCCGGGCCTCGCCAAGACGCCGGCGGCCGGTGGCACCGGCAGCGCGCCTCAATCGAAGCCCGATCCGCTCGCGAACACCGCCCCCGGCGACCCGCCGGCAGAAGCCGCGACGGAGCCGCCGACCGGCCCCGCCCCGGCGGAGCCCGCCGAGCCTGCGCCGGTCAAGTCGGACCGGAAGCCGCCGAGCAGCAAGCCTTCCTGA
- a CDS encoding MoxR family ATPase: MTPAELKQYLSTLLDQELKLSVMLWGPPGIGKSSIVAQVAGERGLSLVDLRLGQLAPTDLRGLPVAKDGVAVWYPPEFLPQRGRGILFLDELNMAPPTLQGIAQQLVLDRRVGSYTVPDGWFLWAAGNRKEDRAAVFDMPAPLANRFVHLEARADFDSFRSYAMERGLSADVLSFLSYRPALLHKMDPGQVAWPSPRSWEMAGKLHAAGLDVGPAVGDGPASEFHAFVRLASALPDLEAILGERGQGFSFPTEPSERYALVVGLASRVSSPARAIAGLRWLVDKASTEWLQLFASNVIAKLRASGQVGALAKDVAADPKLKAFLTSFQRGLGA, from the coding sequence ATGACGCCGGCCGAGCTCAAGCAATACCTCTCCACGTTGCTCGATCAAGAGCTCAAGCTCAGCGTCATGCTGTGGGGCCCGCCGGGCATCGGCAAGTCGAGCATCGTCGCGCAGGTGGCGGGCGAGCGGGGCCTCTCGCTCGTCGACCTGCGGCTGGGCCAGCTGGCGCCGACCGACCTTCGTGGCCTCCCCGTCGCCAAAGACGGCGTCGCAGTCTGGTATCCGCCGGAGTTTCTGCCCCAGCGCGGCCGCGGCATTCTGTTCTTGGATGAGCTCAACATGGCGCCGCCGACGCTCCAGGGCATCGCGCAGCAGCTCGTCCTGGACCGGCGCGTCGGGAGCTACACGGTCCCCGACGGCTGGTTCTTGTGGGCCGCGGGCAACCGCAAAGAGGACCGGGCGGCGGTCTTCGACATGCCCGCGCCGCTCGCGAACCGCTTCGTGCACCTCGAGGCACGCGCCGACTTCGACAGCTTTCGCAGCTACGCGATGGAGCGAGGGCTCTCGGCCGACGTGCTCTCGTTTCTCTCGTACCGGCCCGCGCTCCTCCACAAGATGGACCCGGGGCAAGTCGCGTGGCCTTCGCCGCGGTCGTGGGAGATGGCCGGCAAGCTCCACGCGGCGGGCCTCGACGTGGGGCCGGCCGTCGGCGACGGCCCGGCGTCGGAGTTTCACGCGTTCGTTCGCCTCGCGTCGGCGCTGCCCGATCTCGAGGCAATCCTCGGGGAGCGCGGGCAAGGCTTCTCGTTTCCAACGGAGCCTTCGGAGCGCTACGCGCTCGTGGTCGGCCTGGCCTCGCGCGTGAGCAGCCCGGCGCGCGCCATCGCGGGCTTGCGCTGGCTCGTCGACAAGGCCTCGACCGAGTGGCTGCAACTCTTCGCCAGCAACGTCATCGCGAAGCTTCGCGCCTCGGGGCAGGTCGGCGCGCTCGCCAAGGATGTCGCCGCGGATCCGAAGCTCAAGGCGTTCTTGACGAGCTTCCAACGCGGGCTCGGCGCGTGA